The following proteins are co-located in the Desulfobaccales bacterium genome:
- the rsmB gene encoding 16S rRNA (cytosine(967)-C(5))-methyltransferase RsmB, translating to MASPPAARDLALWVLSEANRRGVWVEEALATVLRRHPGLPAAERALLLELVQGVKRWEIRLDWVLRHFLPQPLKKLHPRVLLILRLGAYQLLFLDRIPARAAIHEAVSQAKAARLPAVHGGLVNAVLRRLAKEGPPPLPPKEPDPVAHLSLAHAHPEWLVRRWLERHGLTETEARLAANNHHPPLTVRVNTLKTTPAALKARLTAEGITAEPTKYYPHGLVLTHWRTPPPEAPSHREGLWRFQDEAAMLAGLLLPLSPGDRVLELGAGRGGKSTHLAERLGNQGLVAAVELNPARLKDLRRALRAWGATVVAPLRADAGKALPFREAAGDAALLDVPCSGLGTIRRHPEIKTRLIEADLATFPPRQLRMLTAAAPVVRPGGWLLYLTCTTEPEENEAVVAAFLAEHPEFRHMADLDLFPAPVRPFIEAEGWFRTSPATHGLDGFFGALLRKAG from the coding sequence ATGGCATCGCCGCCTGCCGCCCGGGACCTGGCCCTGTGGGTGCTCAGCGAGGCCAATCGGCGGGGCGTGTGGGTGGAGGAGGCCCTGGCCACGGTCCTGCGGCGCCATCCGGGGCTGCCTGCCGCCGAGCGGGCCCTCCTTCTGGAGCTGGTGCAAGGGGTCAAACGCTGGGAGATCCGGCTGGATTGGGTGCTGCGCCATTTCCTCCCCCAGCCCCTGAAGAAGCTCCACCCCCGGGTGCTGCTCATCCTGAGGCTGGGTGCCTACCAACTTCTGTTCCTGGATCGCATTCCGGCCCGGGCCGCCATCCATGAGGCGGTGTCCCAGGCCAAGGCGGCCAGGCTCCCCGCAGTCCATGGCGGCCTCGTCAACGCGGTGCTGCGCCGCCTGGCAAAAGAGGGGCCGCCGCCCCTGCCCCCGAAAGAGCCCGACCCGGTGGCCCACCTGAGCCTGGCCCACGCCCACCCGGAGTGGCTGGTGCGGCGCTGGCTTGAGCGGCATGGCCTTACCGAGACCGAGGCCCGGCTGGCGGCCAATAATCACCACCCGCCCCTCACCGTGCGGGTGAACACTCTGAAGACCACGCCGGCGGCCCTGAAGGCGCGGTTGACAGCGGAAGGGATCACAGCCGAGCCCACAAAATATTATCCCCATGGGCTAGTGCTCACCCACTGGCGCACGCCGCCCCCGGAAGCTCCATCGCACCGGGAGGGCCTGTGGCGCTTCCAGGATGAGGCGGCCATGCTGGCGGGGCTGCTTCTGCCGCTCTCCCCGGGGGACCGGGTCCTGGAACTGGGAGCCGGCCGGGGCGGCAAGAGCACCCATTTGGCGGAGCGCCTGGGAAATCAGGGGTTGGTGGCGGCGGTGGAACTGAATCCGGCGCGCCTCAAAGACCTGCGCCGGGCGCTGAGGGCCTGGGGCGCCACCGTAGTGGCCCCGCTCCGGGCCGATGCCGGGAAGGCCTTACCTTTCCGGGAGGCCGCCGGTGACGCCGCCCTGTTGGATGTGCCCTGCTCCGGGCTGGGGACCATCAGGCGCCATCCGGAGATCAAAACCCGCCTCATTGAGGCCGATCTGGCCACCTTTCCGCCCCGGCAGCTCCGGATGCTTACGGCTGCGGCCCCCGTGGTGCGGCCGGGAGGGTGGCTGCTGTATCTCACCTGCACCACCGAGCCGGAGGAAAACGAGGCGGTGGTGGCGGCTTTCCTGGCGGAGCACCCGGAATTCCGCCATATGGCCGACCTGGACCTCTTTCCCGCTCCGGTGCGCCCCTTCATTGAGGCCGAGGGCTGGTTCCGCACCTCCCCCGCAACCCACGGGCTGGACGGCTTCTTCGGGGCTCTGCTGCGCAAAGCCGGCTAA
- a CDS encoding MFS transporter has translation MLLNVFIGAYALVIAALYFFLPLYLKGTLGFSGARIGLLYAVLSITSLVVSFPVGVTGDRYPARLLTQVGLGATAVSLFGLAAVTDFWPFLAVFWLFGLSLQLFRQSLDILLFKDNPGGEARRFGGYNAWRMSGMLVGILLGGLILQTLPFPTLFRLFALGLICLFCLTFFLPRTRGQRIELGQYARDFHRGPVLFFALWLFLFTLHWGAEGTSLGLFLQEGLGLTPWGMGLYLAGEFGTVALTSYVYGRFLEGRLPPLVFLILGLATSGLGHLCMTQPPLAWSFAWRLVHGVGDGFIAMLTYTTIARLFHVDRIGGNSGLISLTTTLGVLTGSLIFGPLGAAWGYGWPLIISGAISLALIPLVYLGLRRPAGSAPA, from the coding sequence TTGCTGCTGAATGTCTTCATCGGCGCTTACGCGCTGGTCATCGCCGCCCTCTATTTCTTCCTGCCCCTGTATCTCAAGGGCACGCTGGGGTTCAGCGGCGCCCGCATCGGCCTCCTTTACGCCGTCCTCAGCATCACCTCGTTGGTGGTCTCCTTCCCGGTGGGGGTCACCGGGGACCGCTATCCGGCCCGGCTCCTCACCCAGGTGGGGCTGGGGGCCACCGCCGTGAGCCTCTTCGGGCTGGCCGCAGTCACCGATTTCTGGCCCTTCCTGGCGGTCTTCTGGTTGTTCGGCCTGAGCCTGCAGCTCTTCCGGCAATCCCTGGACATCCTCCTCTTCAAGGACAATCCCGGTGGCGAGGCCCGGCGCTTCGGCGGCTACAACGCCTGGCGCATGAGCGGCATGCTGGTGGGGATTCTTTTGGGCGGGCTCATCCTCCAGACCCTCCCCTTCCCTACGCTCTTCCGCCTCTTCGCCCTGGGACTCATCTGCCTCTTCTGCCTCACCTTCTTTTTGCCCCGCACCCGGGGTCAGCGTATTGAGCTTGGCCAGTACGCCCGGGATTTCCACCGCGGCCCGGTGCTCTTCTTCGCCCTCTGGCTCTTTCTCTTCACCCTGCATTGGGGCGCCGAGGGCACCAGCCTGGGCCTTTTCCTGCAGGAGGGCCTGGGACTGACGCCGTGGGGCATGGGCCTGTACCTGGCCGGGGAGTTCGGCACCGTGGCCCTCACCTCCTACGTCTACGGCCGCTTTCTGGAGGGGCGCCTGCCGCCGCTGGTGTTTCTCATCCTGGGCCTGGCCACTTCCGGGCTGGGGCACCTCTGCATGACCCAGCCCCCCTTGGCCTGGTCCTTTGCCTGGCGGTTGGTGCACGGTGTGGGGGACGGCTTCATCGCCATGCTCACCTACACCACCATCGCCCGGCTCTTTCATGTGGACCGCATCGGCGGCAACTCCGGCCTCATCTCCCTCACCACCACCCTGGGGGTGCTGACCGGCTCCCTCATCTTCGGGCCCTTGGGCGCCGCCTGGGGCTACGGCTGGCCGCTTATCATTTCCGGGGCCATCAGTCTGGCCCTTATTCCTTTGGTGTATCTGGGCCTGAGAAGACCCGCAGGGAGCGCCCCCGCTTAG